The following are from one region of the Coffea eugenioides isolate CCC68of chromosome 2, Ceug_1.0, whole genome shotgun sequence genome:
- the LOC113759597 gene encoding uncharacterized protein LOC113759597 encodes MEEELVEVLQKFALSEKEVGSTLLDLGDLDEGIIECQGSIIGKIRGEKIANFTGVKNFATLAWSYPKGLRVAELGPNVFQFTIPDAKERERILEGGPWIIDNQILVLRNWEVGIEEDEDAFSVAPIWVQVWNLPIHCLSKAVGKKVGTIFHEVKEVLIPQSGGKEGKHMKLLVLIDIKQPLLRGTTIQMNGVNKWLSFKYERCPDFCYSCGVIGHSEKNCKFPVVVKKGQYQNQYGPWMRVFGGRGSPQKDSSQKIWMPHKQVWKVRNGKMIRLEDLEKQEKGVGLNENMDLSRTKEVRGREIQNHEVEKGGLPPADREKVGRIIPN; translated from the coding sequence ATGGAGGAGGAGTTGGTGGAAGTGTTACAGAAATTCGCCCTCTCAGAGAAGGAAGTTGGGAGTACTCTCCTTGATTTGGGGGACTTAGATGAGGGAATTATAGAGTGTCAGGGTAGTATTATAGGTAAGATAAGGGGGGAGAAGATTGCTAACTTCACAGGAGTTAAAAATTTTGCTACCTTGGCTTGGAGCTACCCTAAAGGTCTTAGAGTAGCTGAGTTAGGACCTAATGTGTTTCAATTTACTATCCCGGATGCTAAGGAAAGGGAACGAATCCTTGAAGGAGGTCCCTGGATTATAGACAACCAAATTTTAGTGCTTAGGAATTGGGAGGTGGGGATAGAAGAGGATGAAGATGCTTTTAGTGTAGCTCCTATTTGGGTGCAAGTGTGGAACCTACCCATACACTGTCTGTCTAAGGCAGTAGGAAAGAAAGTGGGAACTATCTTTCACGAGGTTAAGGAGGTGTTAATTCCTCAATCAGGGGGCAAGGAAGGGAAACATATGAAACTTCTTGTTCTGATAGACATTAAACAGCCTTTGTTGAGAGGAACAACAATCCAGATGAATGGGGTGAATAAATGGCTGTCATTTAAATATGAAAGATGTCCTGACTTCTGCTATAGCTGTGGTGTCATTGGGCACAGTGAAAAGAATTGTAAGTTCCCTGTGGTTGTGAAGAAGGGGCAATATCAGAATCAATACGGTCCTTGGATGAGGGTGTTTGGTGGAAGAGGATCCCCTCAGAAGGATAGCAGTCAAAAGATTTGGATGCCACATAAACAGGTGTGGAAGGTAAGAAATGGGAAAATGATCAGATTAGAGGATCTGGAGAAACAGGAGAAAGGGGTAGGCCTGAATGAGAATATGGATTTGAGTAGGACAAAGGAAGTTAGGGGAAGAGAGATCCAGAATCATGAGGTGGAGAAGGGTGGCCTCCCTCCTGCAGATAGGGAGAAGGTTGGTAGGATAATACCAAACTGA
- the LOC113763695 gene encoding serine carboxypeptidase-like 40, which yields MEIKKTQILLLSALLLSSLVLKTLGKRHGEAEYQLFKAKLKPNSNIDKSHFTPFENPPEPIQDGLKEKDIIQKLPGQPPVSFKQYGGYITINATAGRAFYYYFTEAEDPNKAQDLPLLLWLNGGPGCSSLGYGAMQELGPFRVASDGKTLFKNQYAWNYVANVLFLESPAGVGFSYSNTTSDFVEGGDTKTAADNYVFILNWLERFPEYKNRDFYIAGESYAGHYVPQLAHNIVYHNKKANQTIINLKGILIGNAVINDETDTKGLIDYFASHALISPESSRKLHEDCKFPSDAETSDGCNDIVTKLRTIAGNIDIYSIYYPLCLDGNLTSIPKMFSIMEIDPCSEYYVQSYFNLPEVQEAMHANVTKLHYDWEPCSDVLKVWEDSSSTVLPFIEELMENAIRVWIFSGDVDGRVPVTGTQYSLEVMNITTLNAWRPWYRDGEVGGYVQEYKNNLTFATVRGAGHQVPSYRPDRGLSLVSNFVTGTPLPVK from the exons ATGGAAATCAAGAAAACCCAAATCCTTCTTCTCTCAGCTCTCTTGCTTTCATCTTTGGTTCTCAAGACCCTTGGAAAAAGACATGGTGAAGCTGAATATCAACTTTTCAAGGCTAAATTGAAGCCTAATTCCAACATTGACAAATCCCACTTCACACCATTTGAGAATCCACCTGAGCCTATACAAGATGGGCTGAAAGAGAAGGATATCATTCAGAAATTGCCCGGACAACCTCCGGTTAGTTTCAAACAGTATGGTGGATACATCACCATCAATGCCACTGCTGGCCGTGCCTTCTACTATTACTTCACTGAAGCAGAGGATCCCAATAAAGCTCAAGATTTGCCCCTTCTCCTTTGGCTCAATGGAG GTCCTGGTTGTTCTTCTCTTGGCTATGGAGCAATGCAAGAACTAGGACCATTCAGGGTTGCTAGCGATGGCAAAACCCTGTTCAAGAATCAATATGCCTGGAATTATG TTGCCAATGTTCTGTTCCTAGAATCTCCGGCAGGGGTTGGATTTTCATACTCCAACACAACTTCAGATTTTGTGGAGGGTGGCGATACAAAAACTGCTGCGGACAATTACGTTTTCATATTAAATTGGCTTGAGAGGTTTCCCGAATACAAAAATAGAGACTTTTATATTGCTGGAGAGAGCTATGCTGGTCATTATGTACCTCAATTAGCACATAATATTGTTTACCATAACAAGAAGGCCAACCAGACAATCATTAACCTCAAAGGAATTCTG ATTGGAAACGCAGTCATCAACGACGAGACAGATACCAAAGGCCTGATTGATTACTTTGCAAGCCATGCTTTGATTTCCCCTGaatcttcaagaaaacttcacgAAGATTGTAAATTTCCATCGGATGCCGAAACATCTGATGGGTGCAACGATATCGTAACAAAACTTAGAACCATTGCAGGAAACATTGATATCTACAGTATCTATTATCCTCTGTGCTTGGATGGCAACTTGACCAGCATCCCTAAGATGTTTTCT ATAATGGAGATTGATCCATGCAGTGAATATTATGTTCAGTCATACTTTAATCTTCCTGAAGTACAAGAGGCAATGCATGCCAATGTCACCAAATTACATTACGATTGGGAACCATGCAG TGACGTTCTTAAAGTTTGGGAAGATAGTTCATCAACAGTTCTTCCTTTTATTGAAGAGTTGATGGAGAATGCAATTCGAGTGTGGATATTCAG TGGTGATGTAGACGGAAGGGTGCCAGTGACTGGAACACAATATTCCTTGGAAGTGATGAATATTACAACTTTAAATGCTTGGCGTCCCTGGTATCGCGATGGAGAG GTTGGTGGATATGTTCAAGAATACAAGAATAATTTAACATTTGCAACAGTTAGAGGTGCTGGTCATCAAGTACCAAGTTATAGACCTGATCGAGGTCTTTCACTAGTTTCAAACTTTGTAACAGGGACTCCACTCCCTGTAAAATGA